From Vigna unguiculata cultivar IT97K-499-35 chromosome 5, ASM411807v1, whole genome shotgun sequence, the proteins below share one genomic window:
- the LOC114185328 gene encoding probable serine/threonine-protein kinase PBL1 → MGCFTVLKSKKKKSDPITYVKRVSHNEHLPAVLPEPQTRTRSLQSAPPSFKTRVKPIQPISKVNNNRTRTLSAPSTLDAAEQDALSSIEYEEQEESKHRTGSMKERSSSPQPLPLPSPQGGAVLKAIGSFKSVTASGPLSASGPLPLPPTGSLRNFLYDEIAAACHNFSSDRCMSECLSSTIYKASFGDDVSSSKKFEATVTRLHPSSQGLKEFINEVNTLASLQHPNLCKLLGFHAREASEHRMLVYERLYHGSLDRLLYGRSDGPSIDWNTRMKIAICAAQGLTFLHEEGPFQAMYNEFSTANIQIDKDFSAKLSGYGCVGHIPEEEISSSSSAVGNLSMETLEKGMLTPKSNVWSFGIFLLELLTGRKNLDSRHPKEERNLVKWSRPFLADNYRLSLIMDPQLKGRFPSKAARTIADIAQRCLQKEPSERPTMRTVVEHLKMIQDLKYSCRFPLQEPAASNSGKHMSRSPSLNGMICPVPRLNFSPSPPSGVPAVAVSPPRWSGGVPLLPPRACSSSLSLEELDRQESRKSSSSASRRASVEGF, encoded by the exons ATGGGGTGTTTCACTGTATTGAAGAGCAAGAAGAAAAAGTCTGATCCGATTACATATGTTAAACGTGTAAGCCATAATGAGCATCTGCCTGCAGTGCTGCCTGAACCTCAAACTCGTACTCGCTCACTCCAGTCTGCTCCTCCTAGTTTTAAGACCCGAGTGAAACCCATTCAACCCATTAGTAAAGTCAATAACAACAGAACAAGAACATTATCTGCTCCATCAACTCTTGATGCCGCAGAACAAGATGCGTTGTCCTCAATTGAGTATGAGGAACAAGAAGAGTCTAAACACCGAACTGGATCAATGAAGGAGCGTTCATCTAGTCCACAACCCTTACCACTCCCATCCCCACAGGGTGGTGCTGTATTGAAGGCTATTGGAAGCTTTAAGTCAGTTACAGCTAGTGGTCCTCTATCTGCTTCTGGACCTTTGCCACTTCCACCTACCGGGTCACTTCGGAATTTTCTGTATGATGAAATTGCCGCTGCTTGCCACAATTTCTCTTCTGATAGATGCATGTCAGAATGTCTTTCATCCACCATATATAAGGCTTCCTTTGGTGATGATGTTTCAAGTTCGAAGAAGTTTGAAGCCACTGTCACACGACTTCACCCATCATCTCAG GGCTTGAAGGAATTCATAAATGAAGTTAATACTCTTGCATCCCTGCAACATCCAAACCTCTGCAAATTGCTAGGATTTCATGCTCGAGAGGCTTCAGAACATAGAATGTTGGTTTATGAGAGACTATACCATGGAAGCTTGGATCGCCTATTGTATGGGAGATCTGATGGGCCATCAATAGATTGGAATACAAGAATGAAAATTGCTATATGTGCTGCACAAGGTTTAACTTTCTTGCATGAAGAAGGGCCATTTCAG GCAATGTATAATGAATTCTCAACAGCCAACATACAGATTGACAAAGATTTCAGTGCAAAGCTTTCAGGATACGGTTGTGTTGGACATATTCCCGAGGAAGAGATTTCAAGCAGTTCATCT GCTGTTGGAAACCTCTCAATGGAAACACTGGAGAAAGGAATGCTCACCCCAAAGAGCAACGTATGGAGCTTTGGAATATTCCTTCTGGAGCTACTTACAGGAAGAAAGAATCTTGACAGCCGTCACCCGAAGGAAGAGAGGAATCTAGTGAAGTGGAGCCGGCCGTTCCTGGCCGACAACTACCGTCTGTCGTTGATCATGGATCCTCAACTGAAGGGTCGGTTCCCTTCTAAAGCAGCAAGAACAATAGCTGACATTGCACAAAGATGCCTCCAAAAGGAGCCATCAGAGAGACCTACCATGAGAACTGTTGTTGAGCATCTGAAGATGATACAGGATTTGAAATACTCATGCAGGTTCCCTCTGCAAGAGCCAGCAGCATCAAACTCTGGAAAACATATGTCAAGATCACCAAGTCTGAATGGCATGATCTGCCCAGTACCAAGGTTGAATTTctcaccatcaccaccatctGGAGTTCCAGCAGTAGCTGTTTCACCTCCAAGATGGTCTGGTGGAGTGCCTCTTCTTCCACCTCGTGCATGTTCTTCCAGTCTCTCTCTGGAGGAGCTTGATAGGCAGGAAAGCCGCAAGTCATCATCCTCAGCCTCTAGAAGGGCTAGTGTTGAAGGATTTTGA
- the LOC114186192 gene encoding uncharacterized protein LOC114186192 — protein MDMLIAQRRRRCRMNKFPRLLHWMNVRVGDKVIRSAFDKNMCVVDVSVSDEELHHDVVKEAFKQFGTGYRNEEKNDNEEVLRLIEYEEGEIAGMEHSIFELEEMVAKCTGEVGNEDPPNDACVEDVFDDDDDGDDEMAL, from the exons ATGGACATGTTGATTGCTCAGAGGAGAAGAAG ATGTCGAATGAACAAGTTCCCTCGACTATTGCATTGGATGAATGTCAGAGTTGGTGACAAAGTCATAAGGAGTGCATTTGATAAGAATATG TGTGTTGTTGATGTGTCCGTGTCAGATGAAGAACTTCATCATGATGTTGTAAAAGAAGCATTTAAACAATTTGGCACTGGCTatagaaatgaagaaaaaaatgacaacGAAGAGGTTCTTCGTCTTATCGAGTATGAAGAAGGTGAGATAGCTGGTATGGAACATTCAATTTTTGAATTAGAAGAAATGGTTGCAAAATGTACGGGTGAGGTTGGAAATGAGGACCCCCCAAATGATGCTTGTGTGGAAGATGTGTTTGATGATGACGATGATGGAGATGACGAAATGGCTTTATGA
- the LOC114183866 gene encoding pentatricopeptide repeat-containing protein At5g39710-like: MPSSIATCYHVLQSCTLNTPLFTDIVTKINISTASIRARKISLSLSATYPSPITQTTTNDLNFEDRATRFRIKGLVHRITTLSSSNSKTQMLQILEKDPEFQTISDFNLLLMALVIAQELDICLSIFAKLPSFQLVPDCCTHSIMIRCHCEKNDMDEAKRALDTALGKGFRPDAATFTVLINSLCKRGRVNKAREVFEAMGRNGYKGSVQAKNCLLKGLSYVGKVDEALEMLMGMKGTSLEPDVYSYTAVMDGLCKVGRSGEAMELLDEVVGMGLVPSVVMFNTLIQGYSREGRPMEGAAVLELMKEHECVPDCVSHNTVLHGLLKWNEVLAALGVYKEMVGLGLKVDVRLMGTLARRLCKRSRRKNSLLQDAYDVFEKMKERGPVVDQRTFEVMIQALCVGKRFDQAFATLNEMVRLGYSPEAITFDKVILGLCARGRVDDAVSTMVLLHASGGIPSKISYDMLIKELNEEGRLFCARNLFGSALKLGVVPNREPRLNVMGWEEPQVTRIC, encoded by the coding sequence ATGCCTTCTTCAATTGCAACGTGCTACCATGTTTTACAATCTTGCACTCTAAATACCCCTCTTTTCACAGACATTGTTACCAAAATCAACATTTCCACCGCTAGTATCCGAGCACGAAAAATATCCCTTTCTCTCTCTGCCACTTACCCTTCACCCATTACTCAGACAACAACAAATGACCTCAATTTTGAGGACAGAGCCACCAGGTTTCGAATCAAAGGTCTTGTTCACAGGATCACAACCTTATCATCCTCCAACAGCAAAACCCAAATGCTACAAATCCTAGAGAAAGACCCTGAATTCCAAACCATATCAGATTTCAATCTCCTTCTCATGGCTCTGGTAATTGCACAAGAGCTTGATATTTGTCTCAGTATCTTCGCAAAGCTCCCCTCTTTCCAACTTGTGCCGGATTGTTGTACCCACTCCATCATGATAAGGTGCCACTGTGAGAAAAACGACATGGATGAAGCCAAGAGGGCACTGGACACTGCTCTGGGAAAAGGGTTTCGACCGGATGCTGCAACCTTCACCGTTCTCATAAACTCCCTTTGCAAAAGGGGGAGAGTGAACAAGGCAAGGGAGGTTTTTGAGGCCATGGGAAGAAATGGGTATAAGGGCAGTGTTCAGGCAAAGAATTGCTTGCTTAAGGGTTTGTCCTATGTGGGGAAGGTGGATGAAGCACTTGAGATGTTGATGGGTATGAAGGGAACCTCATTGGAGCCAGATGTTTATTCCTACACTGCTGTGATGGATGGATTGTGCAAAGTGGGGAGGTCAGGTGAAGCAATGGAGTTGCTCGATGAAGTTGTTGGAATGGGGTTGGTGCCCAGTGTGGTCATGTTTAACACCTTAATTCAGGGGTATTCTAGAGAGGGAAGGCCAATGGAGGGCGCTGCTGTGTTGGAGCTTATGAAGGAGCATGAGTGTGTTCCTGATTGTGTTAGTCACAACACTGTGCTACATGGGTTGTTGAAGTGGAATGAAGTTCTAGCAGCCCTTGGGGTGTACAAGGAGATGGTGGGGCTTGGGTTGAAGGTGGATGTGAGGTTGATGGGGACTCTGGCGAGGCGTTTGTGTAAGAGGTCGAGGAGGAAAAACAGTCTTCTTCAGGATGCATATGATGTGTTTGAGAAAATGAAAGAGAGGGGTCCAGTGGTTGACCAGCGGACATTTGAGGTGATGATTCAGGCACTGTGTGTAGGAAAGAGATTTGATCAGGCTTTTGCAACTTTGAATGAGATGGTTAGATTAGGATATTCTCCGGAGGCAATTACCTTTGACAAGGTGATTCTAGGGCTTTGTGCAAGAGGAAGAGTAGATGATGCAGTGTCAACTATGGTCCTTTTGCATGCAAGTGGGGGAATTCCCAGTAAAATTTCTTATGATATGCTGATCAAAGAACTCAATGAAGAGGGTAGACTGTTTTGTGCTCGTAATTTGTTTGGTTCTGCCCTGAAGCTAGGTGTTGTACCCAATAGGGAACCTAGGCTAAATGTAATGGGGTGGGAGGAACCGCAAGTGACTAGGATTTGTTAG
- the LOC114183988 gene encoding uncharacterized protein LOC114183988, with protein sequence MVAGIATLKLNLSAFSSSMSSFTASSSSSSFPSFLPMRTPSSSKPRCFRIYALTSNDIKVGTNLEVDGAPWRVIEFLHVKPGKGAAFVRTKLKNYITGNTVEKTFRAGSSIDQADVYKETKQFTYKDGAQFVFMDLSTYEEFRLGEKEIGDRTKWLKEGMDCNLLLWNGKVIDVDLPITVKLTVVDVDPGLKGDTAQGGTKPATLDTGAVVNVPLFVNVGDEILVDSRTGQYMSRA encoded by the exons ATGGTGGCGGGAATCGCAACCTTGAAGCTTAACCTTTCGGCCTTTTCGTCTTCAATGTCGAGTTTCACcgcttcttcctcctcctcttcgTTCCCCTCCTTTCTTCCAATGCGAACCCCTTCTTCTTCTAAACCCCGATGTTTCA GAATTTACGCCTTGACCAGCAACGACATCAAGGTGGGCACCAACCTCGAAGTCGATGGTGCTCCTTGGCGCGTgatag AATTTCTCCATGTTAAGCCTGGAAAAGGTGCGGCGTTTGTGAGGACcaagttgaagaactatatcacGGGGAACACGGTGGAGAAAACATTTAGAGCTGGAAGCTCG ATTGACCAAGCAGATGTATACAAGGAAACAAAGCAGTTCACGTATAAAGATGGTGCTCAATTTGTCTTCATGGACTTG aGTACATATGAGGAGTTTCGTCTGGGTGAAAAGGAAATCGGAGACAGAACAAAGTGGCTAAAAGAAGGAATGGACTGCAATTTGCTGTTATGGAATGGAAAA GTCATTGATGTTGATCTCCCTATCACGGTTAAGCTTACTGTAGTTGACGTGGACCCAGGACTTAAGGGTGACACAGCCCAAG GTGGAACAAAACCGGCCACACTCGACACTGGCGCTGTTGTCAATGTCCCACTTTTTGTAAATGTCGGTGATGAAATATTAGTTGATTCAAGAACTGGACAGTACATGAGCCGCGCATAA